A single region of the Triticum dicoccoides isolate Atlit2015 ecotype Zavitan chromosome 2B, WEW_v2.0, whole genome shotgun sequence genome encodes:
- the LOC119360883 gene encoding transcription factor bHLH14-like codes for MDDLLSPSTSFVPPSPSSHFSTVGQQVLEFVSREIPEQWLFDDGTMSQNADRELSPTGRTLLRSAELSELPPSLPATLQCQTNRRGRKTGPRSDGRHSAVSHVQAERLRRDKLNRRFCDLRAAVPNVSRMDKASLLADAVAYIAELRSRVARLGDEANKELEQSSVAASKFVQVDEAVDVRMVGSDAAAVRVTTAASHAPARLMGALRSLELQVQHACLSRVQGVTLQDVVVDVPPSMQDADGLRSALLQTLQDSA; via the coding sequence ATGGACGATCTCCTCTCTCCGTCCACCTCCTTCGTTCCACCCTCACCGTCCTCCCACTTCTCCACCGTAGGCCAGCAGGTGCTCGAGTTCGTGTCCCGGGAAATTCCCGAACAATGGCTGTTCGACGACGGCACGATGTCCCAGAACGCGGACAGGGAGCTGTCTCCCACGGGGAGAACGCTCCTCCGGAGCGCTGAGCTCTCCGAGCTGCCACCGAGCCTCCCGGCAACGCTGCAGTGCCAAACCAACCGGCGGGGCCGGAAAACCGGGCCCCGCTCTGACGGTCGCCATAGCGCCGTCAGCCATGTGCAGGCCGAGCGGCTGCGCCGCGACAAACTGAACCGTCGATTTTGCGATCTCCGAGCTGCCGTCCCCAACGTGTCCCGCATGGACAAGGCATCACTCCTGGCAGACGCCGTCGCCTACATCGCGGAGCTGCGCTCCCGCGTGGCGCGCCTCGGGGACGAGGCCAACAAGGAACTGGAGCAGAGCTCTGTGGCCGCTTCCAAGTTCGTGCAGGTAGATGAAGCGGTGGACGTGCGGATGGTGGGAAGTGACGCGGCCGCGGTGCGTGTGACCACAGCAGCCAGCCACGCTCCGGCGCGGCTGATGGGCGCGCTCCGGTCGCTGGAGCTGCAGGTGCAGCATGCCTGCCTTAGCCGCGTGCAAGGCGTGACCCTGCAGGACGTCGTCGTGGACGTGCCACCCTCGATGCAGGACGCTGATGGCCTCCGCTCGGCGCTGCTGCAGACGCTGCAGGACAGCGCCTAG